In Rhodocyclaceae bacterium, a single genomic region encodes these proteins:
- a CDS encoding zinc ribbon domain-containing protein, which produces MQCGLVFSKWIDAQSGRGTDPDDEEVDTGRPTWPDGPVGEFLARFMVPPQSMGETSRIAHGLLLAALFCYSWTFILGDVRTADAWNGFLHGVNLVFHEAGHLFMMPFGRFMHVLGGTLGQLAMPLVVCIAFVVSRGDTVGASVGLWWFGQSLTDCAPYIADARKLDLQLLGGGTGAERDGHDWEYLLNTLGLAPYDLLLGSLVKYTGGAIMLLAVAWGGWMLWRAQADSARPVDI; this is translated from the coding sequence ATGCAATGCGGACTGGTATTCTCCAAATGGATCGACGCGCAGTCCGGACGCGGCACCGATCCTGATGACGAGGAGGTCGATACGGGCCGGCCGACCTGGCCGGACGGACCTGTCGGCGAGTTCCTCGCGCGGTTCATGGTGCCGCCGCAGTCGATGGGCGAGACCTCGCGCATCGCCCACGGACTGCTGCTGGCGGCGCTGTTCTGCTACAGCTGGACGTTCATCCTGGGCGACGTGCGCACGGCGGATGCATGGAACGGGTTCCTGCATGGCGTGAACCTGGTGTTCCACGAAGCGGGACACCTGTTCATGATGCCGTTCGGCCGATTCATGCATGTGCTCGGGGGCACGCTCGGGCAACTGGCGATGCCGCTGGTCGTGTGCATCGCCTTCGTCGTCAGTCGCGGGGACACGGTGGGGGCATCGGTCGGCCTCTGGTGGTTCGGCCAGAGCCTGACCGACTGCGCGCCCTACATCGCCGACGCGCGCAAGCTCGACCTGCAGTTGCTCGGTGGCGGCACCGGCGCCGAGCGCGACGGCCACGACTGGGAGTACCTGCTGAACACGCTGGGCCTCGCACCGTACGACCTGTTGCTGGGCAGCCTGGTGAAGTACACCGGGGGGGCGATCATGCTGCTCGCCGTGGCCTGGGGTGGATGGATGCTCTGGCGGGCGCAGGCGGACAGTGCACGGCCGGTCGATATCTGA
- a CDS encoding 2-dehydropantoate 2-reductase yields MRIAIMGAGGIGGYYGAKLAASGNEVAFIARGAHLDAIRSKGFSLVGPAGDIHLPEAVATDDPSSLAPVDVVLFCVKLFDTEAAARAIEPLLARGGVCISLQNGVDGQHRIGVVVGADRVLGGLAFVSAVIETPGTVRYNSANPALEFGEVDGSQSERAVRFRDACLAAGFGATVVKDIRAAQWNKFIGLSTNAALTALARRPAGVVYHDPDLLEVARQGFAEAAAVARAVGIDLPADIVEQLVKKHQGFPADMYASMYHDLNRGKRLELESLSGLIVRKGRELGVPTPVHAVAHACLKPFLGGAVR; encoded by the coding sequence ATGCGCATTGCAATCATGGGTGCCGGCGGCATCGGCGGGTACTACGGCGCGAAGCTTGCGGCGAGCGGTAACGAGGTGGCATTCATTGCGCGCGGTGCCCACCTCGATGCGATCCGCTCGAAGGGGTTCTCGCTGGTCGGCCCGGCCGGGGACATCCACCTGCCGGAGGCGGTGGCCACCGATGACCCGTCCTCGCTGGCGCCGGTGGACGTCGTGCTGTTCTGCGTGAAACTGTTCGACACCGAGGCCGCGGCACGGGCGATCGAGCCGCTGCTCGCGCGCGGCGGCGTCTGCATCAGCCTGCAGAATGGCGTCGACGGACAGCACCGGATCGGCGTGGTGGTCGGCGCCGATCGCGTGCTCGGCGGGCTCGCGTTCGTCTCGGCAGTGATCGAGACGCCGGGCACCGTGCGCTACAACTCGGCCAACCCGGCGCTCGAGTTCGGCGAAGTCGATGGCAGCCAGTCGGAGCGTGCGGTGCGCTTCCGCGACGCCTGCCTGGCCGCCGGCTTCGGCGCGACCGTGGTGAAGGACATCCGCGCCGCGCAGTGGAACAAGTTCATCGGCCTGAGCACCAATGCCGCGCTGACGGCGCTCGCGCGCCGCCCGGCGGGCGTCGTCTACCATGATCCCGACCTGCTCGAGGTCGCGCGCCAGGGATTTGCCGAGGCAGCCGCGGTGGCACGTGCGGTCGGCATCGATCTGCCGGCCGACATCGTCGAGCAACTGGTGAAGAAGCACCAGGGCTTCCCGGCCGACATGTATGCCTCGATGTACCACGACCTGAACCGCGGCAAGCGGCTGGAACTGGAAAGCCTGTCCGGCCTCATCGTGCGCAAGGGGCGCGAACTGGGCGTGCCGACGCCCGTGCATGCGGTGGCCCATGCCTGCCTGAAGCCGTTCCTCGGGGGCGCTGTCCGCTGA
- a CDS encoding polysaccharide deacetylase family protein, producing the protein MLKSHGRYDYSPISRRPDYSWPGGKRLAVHFCLNVEHFSFGEGLGNDYGVPQPQPNVRSYAWRDYGNRVGAWRLLEFAEEYGLPYALLINSALYDYCPQLVEAYAARGDEIVGHGRTNAERQSEMPLDEERRCIGEATAAIERHWGRKPLGWLAPYIAQTHDSLDLLKEAGYRYMMDWSLDDQPVWFRTKHGPILSVPYAHELNDSVEVVSRRTGSEELCNNLIAQFDELLAESARRPLVMPIVLHSFVLGQPYRLHHFRRVVEHILRHRDRVWLTRPGEICEYIEGLPAGIVP; encoded by the coding sequence ATGCTCAAGAGCCACGGCAGGTACGACTACTCCCCGATCAGCAGGCGCCCGGACTACAGCTGGCCGGGCGGCAAGCGGCTGGCCGTCCACTTCTGCCTGAACGTCGAGCACTTCTCGTTCGGGGAAGGGCTGGGCAACGACTACGGCGTGCCGCAGCCACAGCCCAACGTGCGCAGCTACGCCTGGCGCGACTACGGTAACCGGGTCGGCGCCTGGCGCCTGCTCGAGTTCGCCGAGGAATACGGGCTGCCTTATGCGCTTCTGATCAACAGTGCGTTGTACGACTACTGCCCGCAACTGGTCGAGGCCTATGCCGCGCGTGGCGACGAGATCGTCGGACACGGCCGTACCAACGCAGAACGGCAGAGCGAGATGCCGCTCGACGAAGAGCGCCGCTGCATCGGCGAGGCCACTGCGGCGATCGAGAGGCACTGGGGACGCAAGCCGCTCGGCTGGCTGGCGCCATACATCGCGCAGACGCACGACTCGCTCGACCTGCTGAAGGAAGCCGGTTACCGCTACATGATGGACTGGTCGCTCGACGATCAGCCGGTGTGGTTCCGCACGAAGCATGGTCCGATCCTCTCGGTTCCCTACGCGCACGAGCTGAACGACTCGGTCGAGGTGGTGTCGCGCAGGACCGGCTCCGAGGAACTGTGCAACAACCTGATCGCCCAGTTCGACGAACTGCTGGCCGAGTCGGCGCGGCGTCCGCTGGTGATGCCGATCGTGCTGCACAGTTTCGTGCTCGGCCAGCCGTACCGGCTGCATCATTTCCGGCGCGTGGTCGAGCACATCCTGCGTCACCGCGACCGTGTCTGGCTGACCCGTCCCGGCGAGATCTGCGAGTACATCGAAGGCCTGCCTGCAGGCATCGTGCCCTGA
- a CDS encoding tripartite tricarboxylate transporter substrate binding protein, translating into MHDRPTACATAHLRTLPALLPPLLAAALLAPSGASAQAWPAKPIRMIVNFAAGGSTDVIARSMAPRLGDALGQQVLVENRVGAGGNIGLDVVARSAPDGYTLLHSSDGTILINPFLYEMPSDPAKDLAAVAPTGRAAIFLVTRAGLPVKTLPEFIAHARANPGKLNYGSAGNGTLQHVATEMLAREAKLNVVHVAYKGSQQVMVDLLGGQIDFTFDLGAAIEHIKSDKVRLLAVPSTTRSSLFPNAPTMIEAGTNMTIAWLSGVYAPAAAPRDVVLRLNREINRIMQTPEARAVLSSMAAEPATPSTPDEFAASQQKARERFGALVKDANIRVK; encoded by the coding sequence ATGCACGATCGCCCGACTGCCTGCGCCACGGCGCATCTCCGGACACTCCCGGCCCTGCTCCCGCCACTGCTGGCTGCGGCACTGCTCGCACCGTCAGGCGCGAGCGCACAGGCATGGCCGGCGAAGCCGATCCGCATGATCGTGAACTTCGCGGCCGGTGGCAGCACCGATGTCATCGCACGGTCGATGGCACCCCGGCTGGGCGATGCGCTCGGCCAGCAGGTGCTGGTCGAGAACCGGGTCGGCGCCGGCGGCAACATCGGCCTGGACGTGGTCGCCCGCTCGGCCCCGGATGGCTACACGCTGCTGCATTCGTCCGACGGCACCATCCTGATCAACCCGTTCCTGTACGAGATGCCGTCCGATCCGGCGAAGGACCTCGCTGCGGTCGCCCCCACCGGGCGTGCCGCGATCTTCCTGGTGACGCGTGCCGGGCTGCCGGTGAAGACGCTGCCCGAGTTCATCGCCCATGCGCGCGCCAACCCTGGCAAGCTCAATTACGGGTCAGCCGGAAACGGCACCCTGCAGCACGTGGCCACCGAGATGCTCGCCCGCGAGGCGAAGCTCAACGTGGTCCATGTCGCCTACAAGGGATCGCAGCAGGTGATGGTCGACCTGCTCGGCGGCCAGATCGACTTCACCTTCGACCTCGGCGCCGCCATCGAGCACATCAAGTCGGACAAGGTGCGGCTGCTGGCCGTACCCTCCACCACCCGCTCGTCGCTGTTCCCGAACGCGCCGACGATGATCGAAGCCGGCACCAACATGACCATCGCATGGCTGTCCGGCGTCTATGCGCCGGCCGCAGCGCCGCGCGATGTCGTGCTGCGGCTCAACCGCGAGATCAACCGCATCATGCAGACGCCTGAGGCTCGGGCAGTGCTCTCCAGCATGGCCGCCGAGCCGGCCACGCCGTCGACGCCGGACGAGTTCGCAGCCAGCCAGCAGAAGGCGCGCGAGCGATTCGGCGCGCTGGTGAAGGACGCGAACATCCGGGTGAAGTGA
- a CDS encoding TolC family protein, with amino-acid sequence MRPGRSAAASAVLLPIALGIVGCASTPSGGLEPLPAIPSGWTHARDATTTVTTTAPDSGSAGDDRPAGRMPGPAGSWWLAVDDPQLHRLVEAAGDVASVRLARERLAEAEAALRAASAALAPSVNGSVSASFNAPGDGAVRQSTRSTAAVFGYDFDVSGAGRARESATRALVESRTEAVAAARIAAREMAVRLYAAFAGAAERRQATLLSVRSLEDALRLAAARTRAGLGTELDVAQARAALAAARAQLPRLEAARDSVRLGLEALLGHLPGTLAPTLARLEAAPTVDAMPLMRTPLQVVASRPDLRAAEHELAAASATTAAALRDRWPKLTLDVLIGVQSVRIAGPLAGDGLTSSLLAGLTGPLFDAGRLAARADAARARERAAAIAYRQAALEALGEVEDGLQRLAQAMAEDDQNAVAADAAAARVALARSRWRAGLVPFLDVVLAEQALHAANAERALSRSRMLESFARLSAAVGLGGEAGG; translated from the coding sequence GTGCGCCCGGGCAGGAGTGCTGCCGCTTCAGCCGTGCTGCTGCCGATCGCGCTCGGCATCGTCGGTTGTGCATCGACGCCGAGCGGTGGACTAGAGCCTTTGCCGGCGATCCCGAGCGGCTGGACGCACGCACGCGATGCGACGACGACCGTAACCACGACCGCACCCGATAGCGGCAGCGCTGGCGACGATCGTCCCGCCGGACGAATGCCAGGCCCTGCAGGCAGCTGGTGGCTGGCGGTCGACGATCCGCAACTGCATCGCCTGGTGGAGGCCGCCGGCGACGTAGCCTCGGTACGCCTCGCGCGCGAGCGTCTGGCCGAGGCCGAGGCTGCGCTGCGTGCGGCGAGTGCGGCGCTGGCGCCGTCGGTCAACGGTAGCGTGTCCGCCAGCTTCAACGCGCCCGGCGACGGCGCCGTGCGTCAGTCGACACGCAGCACCGCTGCCGTGTTCGGATACGACTTCGATGTCTCCGGCGCGGGACGTGCGCGCGAATCGGCGACGCGTGCGCTGGTCGAGTCGCGTACCGAGGCGGTGGCCGCCGCCCGCATCGCTGCGCGCGAGATGGCGGTGCGGTTGTATGCCGCCTTTGCCGGTGCTGCGGAGAGACGACAGGCAACGCTGCTGTCGGTGCGTTCGCTGGAGGATGCGCTGCGGCTGGCCGCCGCGCGTACGCGTGCGGGACTGGGCACCGAGCTCGATGTCGCGCAGGCCAGGGCTGCGCTGGCCGCCGCGCGGGCGCAGTTGCCGCGGCTGGAGGCGGCGCGCGACAGCGTACGGCTGGGGCTGGAAGCGCTGCTGGGCCACTTGCCCGGGACGCTTGCGCCGACGCTGGCGCGCCTGGAGGCCGCCCCGACCGTCGACGCGATGCCGTTGATGCGTACGCCCCTGCAGGTCGTCGCTTCGCGCCCTGACCTGCGCGCCGCTGAACACGAACTGGCGGCCGCATCGGCTACGACGGCGGCCGCCTTGCGCGATCGCTGGCCGAAGCTCACGCTGGACGTGCTGATCGGCGTGCAATCGGTGCGCATTGCCGGTCCGCTGGCGGGAGACGGGCTGACCTCCTCGCTGCTCGCAGGCCTCACCGGACCGCTGTTCGATGCCGGCCGGCTCGCGGCAAGGGCCGATGCCGCACGGGCACGCGAGCGCGCGGCGGCGATCGCCTATCGCCAGGCAGCGCTGGAGGCGCTGGGCGAGGTCGAGGACGGCCTCCAGCGTCTCGCGCAGGCGATGGCGGAGGACGATCAGAACGCGGTCGCGGCCGATGCAGCGGCGGCGCGGGTGGCGCTTGCCCGGTCGCGCTGGCGGGCTGGCCTGGTGCCCTTCCTGGACGTCGTGCTGGCCGAGCAGGCATTGCATGCAGCCAATGCCGAGCGTGCGCTGTCGCGCAGCCGGATGCTGGAGTCCTTCGCGCGGCTGTCGGCCGCGGTCGGGCTGGGCGGGGAGGCCGGAGGCTGA
- a CDS encoding HlyD family efflux transporter periplasmic adaptor subunit — protein MTDETWQRRLRRRSGTAVLPLMATGLFVFAMVSIVEPERTRAAPPVPPPATGYGSTIAGIGIVEPESEPVAIASELAGVVRSVEVVPGQVVKAGTVLFRLDDRALSAALDSASAEARSALAEQRVAEAALPVARAGLADVEARLALYGAVDDARAVSGDEVERQRFAVERARAALAQASAQAEAARARAEHADARVRSVRTDLDRLQVRSPIDGRVWRRNVRPGEFAPAGITPEPLMVLGSDRVLQVRVEIDEEDAGRLRAGARAEGLFRGEPGLRIPLVFTRIEPQLRARRALSGAAQRVDSRVVEVLYRFEPAGAGDAPLLIGQRMDVFIEADAGRRR, from the coding sequence ATGACTGACGAGACCTGGCAGCGGCGATTGCGCCGCCGTTCCGGGACGGCCGTGCTGCCGCTGATGGCGACTGGCCTGTTCGTGTTTGCGATGGTGTCTATCGTCGAGCCGGAGCGCACCCGGGCGGCGCCACCGGTGCCGCCGCCGGCGACCGGCTACGGCTCTACGATCGCCGGCATCGGCATCGTCGAGCCGGAGTCGGAACCGGTGGCGATCGCCAGCGAACTGGCCGGCGTCGTGCGTTCGGTCGAAGTGGTGCCCGGACAGGTCGTAAAGGCCGGCACGGTGCTGTTCCGCCTCGATGACCGCGCGCTGTCGGCGGCACTGGACAGTGCGAGCGCCGAAGCGCGCTCGGCGCTCGCCGAGCAGCGCGTGGCCGAGGCGGCGCTGCCGGTGGCACGCGCGGGGCTGGCCGATGTCGAGGCGCGACTCGCGCTCTACGGCGCTGTAGACGATGCGCGCGCGGTGTCCGGCGACGAGGTCGAGCGCCAGCGCTTCGCGGTCGAGCGCGCTCGTGCGGCGCTCGCCCAGGCCAGTGCACAGGCAGAGGCGGCGCGGGCCCGGGCCGAGCATGCCGATGCGCGCGTGCGCTCGGTACGCACCGACCTGGACCGCCTGCAGGTTCGCTCGCCGATCGATGGCCGGGTCTGGCGGCGCAACGTGCGTCCCGGCGAGTTCGCGCCGGCCGGCATCACGCCCGAGCCGCTGATGGTCCTGGGATCGGACCGGGTACTCCAGGTACGGGTCGAGATCGACGAGGAGGATGCCGGCCGCCTGCGTGCGGGCGCGCGTGCCGAAGGGTTGTTCCGCGGCGAGCCGGGGCTGCGTATCCCGCTGGTGTTCACCCGCATCGAGCCTCAGCTGCGCGCCCGGCGCGCCTTGTCGGGGGCGGCGCAACGGGTGGACAGCCGGGTGGTCGAGGTGCTCTATCGATTCGAACCGGCCGGCGCCGGCGATGCGCCGCTGCTGATCGGGCAGCGGATGGATGTGTTCATCGAGGCCGACGCTGGGAGGCGCCGGTGA
- a CDS encoding ABC transporter ATP-binding protein yields MIAASARDVVMEFEGGGGRTRVLHGASIEVPAGGLTLLVGPSGCGKTTLLSVLSGTLAATSGEVEVMGERLSDLDDAARVRLRRRRIGFIFQQYNLLPSLTVAENAAIPLVTAGMKLSEASRRAQPVLERLGMAAHLDKLPRQLSGGQQQRVAIARALVHEPALVVCDEPTAALDAKTGHTVMELLRAVAAAPGRAVLVVTHDSRIHEFADRIVEMEDGRVLGERILHRPEAN; encoded by the coding sequence ATGATCGCGGCAAGCGCGCGCGACGTGGTGATGGAGTTCGAAGGCGGCGGCGGCCGGACACGCGTGCTGCACGGCGCCAGCATCGAGGTGCCGGCGGGCGGCCTGACCCTGCTGGTGGGGCCGTCCGGCTGCGGCAAGACGACGCTGCTCTCGGTGCTGTCCGGGACGCTGGCCGCCACCTCGGGCGAGGTGGAAGTGATGGGCGAGCGGTTGTCGGACCTGGACGACGCCGCGCGCGTGCGCCTGCGCCGGCGGCGCATCGGTTTCATTTTCCAGCAGTACAACCTGCTGCCAAGCCTCACTGTTGCCGAGAATGCCGCGATCCCACTGGTGACCGCAGGCATGAAGCTGTCCGAAGCCAGCCGGCGGGCGCAGCCGGTCCTGGAACGGCTGGGCATGGCTGCGCACCTGGACAAGCTGCCTCGGCAGCTCTCTGGCGGGCAGCAGCAGCGGGTGGCGATCGCCCGGGCGCTGGTGCATGAACCGGCGCTGGTGGTGTGCGACGAGCCGACAGCGGCGCTGGACGCGAAGACCGGGCACACGGTGATGGAACTGCTGCGCGCGGTCGCTGCGGCCCCCGGGCGCGCGGTGCTGGTGGTGACCCACGACAGCCGGATCCATGAATTTGCCGATCGTATCGTGGAGATGGAAGACGGCCGTGTGCTGGGCGAGCGCATCCTGCATCGTCCGGAAGCCAACTGA
- a CDS encoding FtsX-like permease family protein translates to MIEIALRMLSGDRTKYLGLVSGIAFATLLISQQASIFVSLMIRTANQVLDVREVDLWVMDPRVRYVDEVEPLRDVDLGRIRGVDGVEWAVPFYKGTAILRTREGLINQVFLVGVDDATLVGAPHQWVKGDLSALRRPNGIVLDLQGAQFIWPGEDVPLGRSAEINDVRVELTGIADVSPTFITWPIAYMRYSDAVRLLPPQRNVLSYVVVKAAPGIDPAELAARIAARTGLQALTWDAFAWRSVEYVLTRTGIPVNFGITVMLGILVGAAVTAQTFYLFVFENLRQFGALKAIGATNRQILGMVLAQAAVVGALGYGIGVGLCAIFFEVTSGSAALEGFRLVPQVVVATAGVIALILVLSCLFSVRRVFVVDPAIVFRG, encoded by the coding sequence ATGATCGAGATTGCGCTGCGCATGCTGTCCGGCGACCGGACCAAATATCTGGGCCTGGTCAGCGGCATCGCGTTCGCGACGCTGCTGATTTCGCAGCAGGCGTCGATCTTCGTGTCGCTGATGATACGCACGGCCAATCAGGTGCTGGACGTGCGCGAGGTCGACCTGTGGGTGATGGATCCACGCGTGCGCTACGTAGACGAAGTCGAGCCGCTGCGCGATGTGGACCTCGGACGCATCCGCGGGGTGGATGGCGTCGAGTGGGCCGTCCCATTCTACAAGGGCACTGCCATCCTGCGCACCCGTGAAGGGCTCATCAACCAGGTGTTCCTGGTCGGCGTGGACGATGCCACGCTGGTCGGTGCGCCGCACCAGTGGGTGAAGGGCGACCTGTCCGCGTTGCGCCGTCCGAACGGCATCGTACTCGACCTGCAGGGTGCGCAGTTCATCTGGCCCGGCGAGGACGTGCCGCTGGGACGCAGCGCCGAGATCAACGACGTGCGGGTCGAACTGACCGGCATCGCGGACGTCTCGCCGACGTTCATCACCTGGCCGATCGCCTACATGCGGTATTCCGATGCCGTGCGCCTGCTGCCGCCGCAGCGCAACGTGCTGTCGTATGTGGTCGTCAAGGCCGCGCCAGGCATCGACCCGGCGGAACTCGCTGCGCGCATCGCCGCGCGTACCGGATTGCAGGCACTGACCTGGGACGCATTCGCCTGGCGCAGCGTCGAATACGTGCTCACCCGTACCGGCATCCCGGTGAACTTCGGCATCACCGTGATGCTCGGCATCCTGGTGGGCGCAGCCGTGACCGCACAGACCTTCTATCTGTTCGTGTTCGAGAACCTGCGCCAGTTCGGCGCACTCAAGGCGATCGGTGCGACCAACAGGCAGATCCTGGGCATGGTGCTGGCCCAGGCGGCGGTGGTGGGCGCGCTCGGCTATGGCATCGGCGTCGGGCTGTGCGCGATCTTCTTCGAGGTGACCAGCGGCTCGGCGGCGCTCGAGGGCTTCCGGCTGGTGCCGCAGGTGGTGGTGGCGACAGCGGGCGTGATCGCGCTGATCCTGGTGCTGTCCTGCCTGTTCAGCGTGCGCCGGGTGTTCGTCGTCGACCCAGCCATCGTGTTCAGGGGCTGA
- a CDS encoding TetR/AcrR family transcriptional regulator has translation MSKQSIHGVMVSTAGAGHVRPAADAPARSRGRGRPRDESKRASIVLAAQTLFCANGYGATTMEAIAEHAGVSKLTVYNQFGSKQDVFVSAVTTKCAEMLAPLDLAATGHMAPRRALIAVGDTFLGLLLSPEAVAMFRLIMQEQSSELSELFYRSAIQPTIEQVASVIAGFEPDARLSVGDPRQASHDYLDLVKGRPFLLSQMGLPPMGQSELERHVEHCADLMLRAWTRPAVTGADGRTRTRAAAGPVAGLRRSKRG, from the coding sequence ATGAGCAAGCAGTCTATCCATGGCGTGATGGTTTCGACCGCTGGCGCAGGCCATGTGCGTCCTGCCGCGGACGCTCCTGCGCGATCGCGCGGGCGCGGACGTCCGCGCGACGAATCGAAGCGCGCCTCCATCGTGCTGGCAGCGCAGACACTGTTCTGCGCAAACGGCTACGGCGCGACCACCATGGAAGCGATCGCCGAGCATGCCGGCGTGTCCAAGCTGACGGTCTACAACCAGTTCGGCTCCAAGCAGGACGTGTTCGTCTCGGCGGTCACCACGAAATGTGCCGAGATGCTGGCTCCGCTCGACCTCGCAGCCACCGGGCACATGGCGCCCCGGCGTGCGTTGATCGCCGTGGGCGACACGTTCCTCGGGCTACTGCTCAGCCCCGAGGCGGTCGCGATGTTCCGGCTGATCATGCAGGAGCAGTCGAGCGAGCTGTCGGAACTGTTCTACCGCTCGGCGATCCAGCCCACGATCGAGCAGGTCGCCTCGGTCATCGCCGGCTTCGAACCCGATGCGCGCCTTTCCGTCGGCGATCCACGGCAGGCTTCGCACGACTATCTGGATCTGGTCAAGGGACGTCCGTTCCTGCTTTCACAGATGGGACTGCCGCCGATGGGCCAGTCCGAACTCGAACGGCATGTCGAGCACTGCGCCGACCTGATGCTGCGCGCCTGGACCCGACCTGCGGTCACTGGAGCGGACGGCCGCACGCGCACCAGGGCTGCAGCAGGTCCGGTCGCCGGCCTCCGGCGCTCGAAACGCGGCTGA